In Phoenix dactylifera cultivar Barhee BC4 chromosome 1, palm_55x_up_171113_PBpolish2nd_filt_p, whole genome shotgun sequence, the genomic stretch attttaaggaGCTATTTACATTATTAGCATCTTTTTAGTCAACTTTACAGTTTtacagagaaaaagaagatggaGAAACGGAGGGGTCTTCAATTGAATCATATAAAGCTAAGAAGACTGGACACCAAGTTGAATTTTCTTTgccccttttttatttttgggaaCTTTCATGTGTTTTTGTAGAAACTCCATATACTACTACTATTATTACTACTACTATTACTACTACTGCTATTGCTACTATGATTATCACTGTTATTTTCATTTCTACAAAAATTTAGGCCAAGCCTAAATGTCTTTCACTAAAAGAATGACAGAAGATGATACAAAAAGAGAGtaggaaaaaaggaaacaacATCCAAAAGGAAACAAGTTCACAGAAATTCAATTTCGATAGGGAAGTGCCTAGAACAAGCATTAAGAGGAGTATTGCATATTGTTATTATTGTTATAATTGTTATTATTACTCTATGGATCTAAGCTGAATCTTCCGAGCCCATGGTAGATTGCGGTTGTATCCTTCGCACTAAAGAAGGGTTCACCTTCCTTCACATCCGTCGGTTGTTGGAATTACCCACCATATAGATTTCAAAGCACTCTAAACTCCATCATTTTATCTACCTACATATATCTCAAAGCAAGCAGTGGATGATCCAACAATGGATTGGCATGGtagaaggtgaatccttctttagcACAAAGGATACAACTACGATCTATCGATAGTTGGCATTTTTTGTAGGTACCACATCCATCCTACTGGCATAAGCGAGCATGTAATAGGCAGCCGCATGCCTAGAAGAAGTGATCCGTAGggcatgcaaggcctaagagaAATGGTATATAGTATTAGTGCAGGTAAACAAAGATGCTAGGATTTCTTAAAAAGATAAATACTCATAAAACAAGGTCCAACATTATTTTCAAACTCCACCTACATAGACTACATAACATTTTATTGTAAAAAGATTGCTTCTGATTCCTAATTCTCTCTCATGGCCTATGATCCCATCGGCACTAATCTTTAGcatctaaaaagaaaaaaattgagctAAAAAGCCTAGTAAGTCACCTCTATTTCTAGTTCGATTAAGCAGAATATAAACATAATATCACTTCTCGTAATATAAGAgtatttattataataaaagCATGCTAAAGaatgtaaaatatatatttcaaaaatatttaatgTATCTGGTTAAAAGataaaattctagatcaatgtATTTAATTATTCACACTCTCTCTTGGCTTTTATGACTATGACCATGATTGGCCTGGGGCAAGCTTCAAAAGAGACTAGATCCGACAACAAGGTACCGCTCAGCAGCATGCATCAGTGATCACCCCAATGGGAGCCCAAAAGAAAATTAGCTCCAAAATCACATGGAAAAAATACCCACAACAGCATATACCTATGATACTAACATGGCTTAAAAGAGAACTAGCTCTTGGCTATAGTATGCTATCAACTAGTATGCGTCAGTGATCGACCCACTAGAGGCTCATAATGAGACTAGATCCTGAACTATGTAAACATGGTCAGACTAGACATGATGCAtcacaattaattaaatctataaTGTTCCAATCTAGTGGAAATGCAGTTTTTTACcacaaaatttattttatgcttAATCTAGCAATTTAAAATTCACTTGTACAAAGCATACAAAACATCTAATATAAATATGCATGaatattatttataattaaaTTGTAATATTTTGACTAATATTCAAAGATCAAATTATGTGTTATAAAATAATTCACATGCATAATAGAATACTAGGATAGAGGTACTTACTGTTAGAtagaaagaaaaacataatTTCATCTAAGATGTTACACATGATATAGACAAATACAATCAAAAATTAGGATTTTCTCTAAAGCAAGCACAATATTATTTAAAATCTCTGGCACAAGAAGGGCTCCTAAGTTTGTGGGGGCCCTATGAGGTTCTACAATACAGAGCCCTTCCAAATCAAGGGTCGTGACCCTAGATCTACCAACTGGTCACCAAGATCTGGGTGCATGCCCTGAACCTAATCTAGTCCTCATGGTGCTGTCTATTCACTGATCTATGGATAGTGGGAACAAGGGGGGGTTTTGCAATTACCTTGGCGATGGGGTCTATCCCTAGAATCTGTTGAAGAAAAAGGGAGAGGGCAAGATGAGGAAGAGGGAGGGCCAAGGTAGTGCAACCTCGGGtgcacagaaaaataaagcaagGGAGAAGAAAGGGGTAGCATCGCTGGCTGGCTTAGGTGGCTGCACACTCAGCAACAAGGACCACAAAGGTGAGGGAACTTACCAAGATTGGTGGAAATGACGGAGCTTGGTCGGAGGTGGTGGCTTCCAATAGGAAGAAGGGCAGTATCTCACATAATAGAGAAACATATGGGAGTTTGAGAGAGGAAAATCGGGTGCTAGGCGGTGGTGTTGGGTTGTGACAGCACGAAGGCcacaagagaggagagagaagggggaggagaTGGAGAGGGAGGTGGTCGGCAATGGTGCGGTGGCAAGAGTATGGCAGCAAAGCacagaggggtgaattgggttttaattaatgaTTGACCAATTAAAATAAGATTAGTGATTAAGTGAATTAGTTAGATTACCTAGATCCAATACTTGTCAATCATCGTcctatctttctgtctgttctcagtcggagtcgactcgaggagttccggagtcgactcgagcttgtgccagaaattCCAAGTGtcacggagtcgactcgtaaagttcaggagtcgactcgtgatgcagactttggttcaaatggaATTCAATACTTAACCAAAATACTTTGAACCAAGCTCAAGGCACTTAGACAGAATCATAAAGATttacctgaaacactagattgaatttattagaacaacataaggcatactcaaatactttgagctcatcaaaatcaattagggaatactcaatcactccacataatGTACATCAAATCCAAACTTATTGGGTTACTTACATGCTGCCTCGAATTTTTCTGTTCATTGAAAAGAGCAGATCCTTTGCACATCAACATAGCACAAACAAAAGTACCAAACATAAGAACATAGGATGCTTGATAAGTGTTTGGCCCACCATGTTGGGCACAGGGCACCGTTAGTTGAATAGACAGCCAATATGTGCCAGATTATCATCTCCAGAAGGTTGACCACAAGTTGCACAAGTTTTACGTGCAAAGAAGTCATGAGAAACACAATGCCATGTATGATTCAATGAAACAAATTCTTTTAGCTTGCATGTAAAGTTACCTATATTACGTTAGCTGCAGTGATGTCACCACCGACCATTTTGTGGTCCCGCACGGCGGCGTATCTGCATGATAAAAACGAAATTGTGGTCATGAATTGGTGTCACAGTTGTTCATATTGATGGGGACAGATTAAGTGGATCACCGAAACGACGGTGCTGTTCTGCCACCACGTGGATGCGTGACAGCTGCGGCAACCCAAATGGAAGGTGTCTCAAGAAACACCTCGCGGTAATCTCAAGAAACACCTCATGGTCATATAAATCATCTTGTCGACAAAGAAACAAAATGTACTCGTAAAATGGCTGCTTAGAATATATGATGTTTCAGCTTCGTACTTCTGGATGGTCAAATTAAATTTATCACCACTTAAAGATGGTCATTAATTTTGGTTAATAGAAAAAATTGTATAATCCCACCCATTTTTCccaaagtaaataaataaaaacgaATGAAAGAGATGGCCTTGATCAAAGCACATCACCTTCAAATAGGGACCAACAAAGTTGCTTTTAAGAAATGCTACTGAAGGCTACAGCTAGAACTTAATTCATGTATTCACCCTGCATCATTTGCCCCTAGATATATCTTTGTGTAAGATGGGTTATTATTGGAAAGTATACAGGTTGCATGCTGGTAAATTTTATATGGAAAATGTAGAGGGTGATGGTGTAAGAAAGAGTTACTTGAGACCATGAAGtactacccttttttttttatcctaaTGTTTGGGAGGCTAAGCCACCCGAATTTaatgaaaagaaaggaagaaacttAGATTACACTGTCAGAGCGAGACTACCAATAGATTAATACAGTGAATAAGAGAAAGCTTGTCTCCATCTTGGATGAGCTTCGATAATTTAGAGAAACCTGCCAACCTGGGACGACGAAGGAACATAAGGAGTgttgtattttttttgtttgttaggGCATTTAAGGCCCTTGCTCTGTTTCATACATGGGCTAGTGGTGAACCCTTGAGTCTAACTACCATTCCTCATAGTTCGTATAGGTTAATTTGAAACATGCATGCATGTTACATGTCGGTGCTGCACGCATAGATATTCCGTGCAACTACGAACAGATATTTAATGGCATTATATTTCTCTACTAAATGGCCCTAGTTTTTTTGGGCCACATTTGCTTCATGTTTATAGTTTGTATTTACATACTTCATGAGTAAATATGGTTTTAGGCGATCAATTAGAAGAAAAAAGTTCCGCTCCACTCATGTTTTGCTCAGAAGGACTATATAACATCTTGCTGGACTGAATATTGAGGTTGTTGCCTCTACTGGCATACTAACCCAACGACCTCTTCAATCAGCTCGAGCACCTGGGTTTGATTTTCTAGGACATTTCTTGGAGTCATTGTTGACTGACCCAGGATTGCCTGATTCACCATTGATTGACtagcccctccttcttggtgAATTTCAGAGGCCACATTCTGATGCCCCGGGCTCTGCGATATCTCGGCCGCTTGGGTGGTAGCACAGATGCACAAAAAGCCGTGGGGTTTTTTTCAGTATGCAAGTACCAGCATAGTAACTTAAAGGATAATCTACATGCGGCTCCTTAGTCAAGGAAGAACAATTGTGATCCACCCGTAGAAGTAATCCTCTACATGCGGCTCTTTAGTCAAGGAAGAAGTACAATTGTGATCCACCCTTAGAAGTTATCGTCTACATGCGGCTATTAAAGTTCAAATTGACAAGTGCTGCAATTTAACTTTTTTTCTGAAATAGTATATAGTGCTTTGCATATTAGCATGAGAAAAGAAACCCTTAGTGGTCGCAAAGAACATTTTACTTATTCAATGACCCATGCTTCGGATGGGAATTTTCAGAATCAGCCATTTTGACACATGCTCTTGCTTTCTAGCTTTAATGTTGTATAACAAAGAGATGATATTATCAACTTTATGTGCCGAACAATGTAAAAGAGGACAACGAAAATCACGGCTTTTGAAGATCAAGAGAGGACAAAGCCAGAAAATTCAAGTCATGAATTTGGTTTTGCTGCTGCAAGTTATCTTGTTGTTACCAACCCAGATCGATGGAGAATGAATTTTGTGGCATAACTGAATTTTTGGTCAAGTGGTGTGAAAGCATTTTTCGATGTTCCACACTTCCATTAACATAATTGACAAGCCTATCTATATGGAGTCAATTATTGAAGAGCTTATGAACACTAATCATACAAGAGTTAATCGATTATTATAAGAAGCAATTAACTACGCTATACTAATTCACTTTGTAGAATACTTCATGATTATGGCAATCAAAATTGCGATAAAGAAGTTCGAAGTTTGGCACTGCGTGCAGAATGCAAAAAATTATGTATGAGAAAACTTATCATCATTGCCAGTTCgagcatatatatatgtacttaGCATCTTACACAAAGGAGGCACCAATGTCATAAAAGTTCTTTATAAATAAAAGATGCAACATCATGACGAACATCTGGTAATGCTTTTCATTATAGAAAAGATTTCATGCTAACATGAAATCAGAGAAAGGTTCCTGCTTAGGATTGAAAATAGAACGGCCCTTTTCCTTTTGGGGTTTAACAGAAGTTTTGGATAAGGATATCAATATTCAATGATGTTATACTTTTTGAGGTAAAATATAAATAGTTTGTAAACAATAAAGTGAATGGAGTTTGGCTGCTTGAAGCTTCTTGTTTACACTATAAGAAACTTGGACATTAGCGACgtttttttttggctattagcgacgcttttaagcgtcgataGAAACCATCTCGACGCTTTCCAAAGCGTCAGTAAatcgtcgcctatgctacagtggaaaaaacattttccgacgcttttaaaagcgtcgctaattcaaatttagcgacgcttttaagcgtcaactttttccgacgcttttaagcgtcgcgaATACCATTTGCTAAGAAAATTTCTATTTGCGGTCTGCATCTTCTTCTCTATTCAGAAATACAAACAACCTTCCCAGTACCTTCATTCCATCCGTGCGGAGTGATTGGGTTTGGCTATATAAAGAGTTATTTCTTTTTCAGATCTGCCGATGTGGGGCTAAAATGACGCTAAAAAGTGTCCTTAAATGCATCGTCAATTAAATATCAActtcgacgacgcttttaagcgtcgtcattagcatttgccgacgcttattccaagcgtcggcaaataagaGTCAGTAGTTATCCTTTTTTGTGTAGTGTTATGataaaaataagagagagattCTCATTTGGTCTTGCAACTCTCTTGGCTTCATTGTCATCTTTTTTAGATTCGCTGGGTTTCGTGAGAATCTATGCTGACCTAAACTAGCTATACACTAAATAGATTTTGGATAGTGATGTAGCCAAGAAATtccaataatatttttttggttaGCTGTTTTGGGTAATATCTTGGCTTCCTTTAAGATATGGAAATCCTACACAATGGCAAGTGATACAACACATTTGGTTGCCTACCTAGAAGAGTTAGAAGGGCTAGCTCTTCCCTCCTTTCACTTCCTATTGTTCCACAATCCTAGCCTTGTTTTCCTTCAGCTATTGGCTGCCATGTCCTCTCAGGaaattttcttcccaagcttttgtttCATGGTTGTCGAAGGTTTAAGGATAGATCCATCCTCCATCTGATGATGCTACTATTAATCGGCTAAAATAATAGTTACTGATATAACCTTATCATATGATAAGTTATAGATGTCTAAAGAAGTTAAGATATTAAGTAAATATTGGAACATAGatgtgaaataaaaaaaaaaaggaagtcaACTCTTTGAACTCAATTTTCTCTCCCGAAGGTTGGAGAAACCTATAATATTAAAATGAGCATGGATCCTTTATGGATTGCACCACAGAGTGCTACATGGCTGTCATATAAAATTGCTTTACCTTTTAAGGTTAGCCATGATGCAGCATTATGCGGTGCATTCGGTGCAGATGACCCTACACAGCAAAGCAAGAAGGGCTTTGGGAGTTACCGCAAGAACCGATCGATCTTTCTGGCACTTTAGTAGCCGACCAAGCCAAGGCTCTGGGCCGTACAAAACTCGGAAGCAGACGGGAAGAGGGGAAGATATAATTGGCAAGACCAGTCAAAAACTAACAGCGGACGAAGGAAGAGAGAATTGGTAAGACCATTCAACACGCCTGCATggggcctctctctctctctctctctctctctccgtcgaaCGTACACATATTTGCATGGGGCCTCTCTCTCCCCGAGCCCCCAAAACCTGCATATATCCCAGGCCAGACCTGCGACTGGACGCATCCTTGCTTACTGCTCATCTGATCTCTGCAAGCACTGCCATCTCTCTTCGGATTTTAATTTTCCCCACAATGGAAGCCTTCTCATACCAGCAGCACTACCCTTTCCTTCTTGACTCTCCTGTATTTCCAACCAACCCCTTTGATTTGCTTCTCCCCCAACAGCAAGTTGGAGAGACGAGCAatatctcctcttcttccttcccttcctatTTCTCTCCTGAAGCCATCCTAGAGGTCTCGGCTACTGATGCCAGAGCCCATCAGAGCAGCAGCTTTCTTGACACTTCCTCAAAAGCTCCTTCGATTGAGAGCGAGACGACTCTTTCCTCGGTGGTAGTTGAACCCCGTGATGAGAATGTCCGCAAACAACAAGGCTCTatggggaagaaaagaaagaatggaTACGGGACTTGCTTGTCTTCTGGTCGATCCAAGGTAAGGAGGGCAGAAATCCTAAACCATATGTAAAAGGCCTTAGTCTTGTGAATCTTTCGTGACTCTTGCTTTCAGAtatatcttcttttctttgttaagTACTATTTCATGCTGTGAGGATATATAGCAGAGAAAACCCCATGGTGAGTTGAAGGGAAAAGAGGATAAGAAGCCCAAAGATGATGATTCCAAAGCCACAAAGGCTTGTGAAGAGCCCCCTGCAGGGTACATTTACGTAAGAGCCAGGAGAGGTCAAGCAACAGATTGTCACAGCCTTGCAGAAAGGGTAATCCTCAAGATCTCTACAcaatttttttactattttgaCCAAATTGATTTCTTAGATAAAACTCGTGGCCTGAACCATGTCAAATGGATTTTCAGGCCAGAAGGGAGAAGATAGGAGTGAGAATGAAGACGTTGCAAGGCCTTGTTCCTGGCTGCGATAAGGTGAAGCTTCTCTATGTAATGCACTACTTTGTATACATGGATTAAATTTAAATACACTTTACCAAAATATTTGCTGGTGTTTTTGATCTGTAGGTTACCGGAAAGGCCGTTATGCTGGATGCGATAATTAACTATGTTCGATCTTTGCAGAACCAGGTTGAGGTAAATATAAGCGATGAATTTGTAGTCCCCCTTCTTATGTAGCACATCTAGAGTGATTCTAATGCAGCATTTGTTGCATCATGTGCAGTTTCTTTCCATGGAGCTTGCTTCTGTGTATCCCACGTTATACGACTTTGGAGTGGATATCGATGACTCCATGAATGAACTAGAGGTAGGATTAAAATCCTGAATTTGTTCTATACattgtttcttttcattttcacGTTTGTGTAGAAATTTTGTCCATGTATTCAATGCTGATGGATATGTAATAATAAATTTCAGAAAATGGGGAGCATACCACAAGAAGTTTCACTTGTGAACCAATCCACTCACATTCAGCCTCCATCTTTTGAGAACGCTGCGAATAACTACCAATTAGAAGATCCTTCAGTTCCTCTTTTACTACATTATCAGCAACCCACAGCCTTTTCACAGGTCTTTCTCCTCCTCAGATGGCTCatttatttaaaacaaaacTTTACAAGAATAACCAAGCAAAAGCCATATCCTTGTTTCTAAGCAAAGAACTTTTTCAGGATGGGGGCAGTTATATGATGCAAGTGGGAGAACAGAGAAAACAATTTCCCAGTCAAGTAGATTTCACCAATATGTGCTCTTTTCAGTAGAGAAAGAAGAGCATTTGATACTCTTGGTATGCCATAAGAAATATGCCTAAAGTAGTacatttatgtttttatttttttgatcgtATGATAAAAAGAATACTGAATaaaattacgaattttataaGTTACCGTAGAAATGGAACATCTAGGATCTTAGGGGTTGAACCACATATTTTAACACTCCTGGAATGCACTCTATAC encodes the following:
- the LOC120112131 gene encoding transcription factor bHLH137-like, with the protein product MEAFSYQQHYPFLLDSPVFPTNPFDLLLPQQQVGETSNISSSSFPSYFSPEAILEVSATDARAHQSSSFLDTSSKAPSIESETTLSSVVVEPRDENVRKQQGSMGKKRKNGYGTCLSSGRSKRKPHGELKGKEDKKPKDDDSKATKACEEPPAGYIYVRARRGQATDCHSLAERARREKIGVRMKTLQGLVPGCDKVTGKAVMLDAIINYVRSLQNQVEFLSMELASVYPTLYDFGVDIDDSMNELEVGLKS